A genomic window from Hominilimicola fabiformis includes:
- a CDS encoding LytR/AlgR family response regulator transcription factor, which yields MLKEEMEMRIAICDDEKIALEQTCNIVKDVFDEMHLKYFIDVYMDANELLQNKDQYDIVFLDIELKDSDKNGVWVAKMIKRYYPESIIIFTTNYEEYIDEVIEKYAFRYWSKPIDRYRLKKSIAPILEKMQTIKVEIYESKRKFELPLRNIMYITPENKHCKIVTISNEYVVSDSYKEIKEKFPTRNFCECHGSYCVNLNYVEKYTKTTVYLAYKTKKYSVHMSRRQYPFFKEQMFIIGGEQI from the coding sequence ATGCTTAAGGAGGAAATGGAAATGCGTATTGCTATTTGCGATGATGAAAAAATTGCGTTGGAACAAACATGCAATATTGTAAAAGACGTTTTTGATGAAATGCATTTAAAATATTTTATAGATGTGTATATGGATGCGAATGAACTATTACAAAATAAGGATCAATATGATATAGTTTTTTTGGATATTGAATTAAAAGATTCAGATAAAAATGGTGTATGGGTAGCTAAAATGATAAAACGCTATTATCCTGAAAGTATTATTATTTTTACTACTAATTATGAAGAATATATTGATGAAGTAATAGAGAAGTATGCTTTTAGATATTGGTCAAAACCTATTGATAGATATAGATTGAAAAAGAGCATTGCACCAATTTTGGAAAAGATGCAGACGATTAAAGTTGAAATATATGAGAGTAAACGAAAATTTGAACTGCCTCTTCGTAATATAATGTACATTACTCCAGAAAATAAGCATTGTAAAATTGTAACAATATCTAATGAATATGTGGTTTCTGACTCTTACAAAGAAATAAAGGAAAAATTTCCTACGAGAAATTTTTGTGAATGTCATGGTAGCTATTGTGTAAATTTGAATTATGTAGAGAAATACACAAAAACAACAGTATATTTGGCATATAAAACAAAAAAATATAGCGTTCATATGTCAAGACGTCAGTATCCTTTTTTTAAAGAACAAATGTTTATTATAGGAGGAGAGCAAATATGA
- a CDS encoding helix-turn-helix domain-containing protein, protein MEEYKDVINVKDLCEILNIGKNTAYKLLKNNDIPNRRLGKKYIIPKFGVIEYLKGVQL, encoded by the coding sequence TTGGAAGAATATAAAGATGTGATAAATGTTAAAGATTTGTGCGAAATTCTTAACATCGGTAAGAATACAGCGTATAAATTATTAAAAAACAACGATATACCCAATCGTAGACTGGGCAAGAAATATATAATTCCTAAATTCGGAGTGATTGAGTATTTAAAAGGAGTACAACTTTAA
- a CDS encoding helix-turn-helix domain-containing protein produces MNLDDLFAKRLAQLRNQKGVSARDMSLSLGQGAGYINNIENKNNLPSMTVFFYICTYLDVTPKEFFDFDNANPKELNSIISNLKKLSPKQLKNVSNLIDDLIK; encoded by the coding sequence ATGAATTTAGATGATTTATTTGCAAAAAGATTAGCACAACTTAGAAATCAGAAAGGTGTTTCTGCAAGAGATATGAGTTTATCGTTAGGACAGGGAGCCGGATATATCAACAATATTGAAAACAAAAATAATCTGCCATCAATGACTGTTTTCTTTTATATATGTACTTATTTAGATGTCACACCAAAAGAATTTTTTGACTTTGACAATGCAAATCCAAAAGAATTAAATAGTATAATATCTAACTTAAAGAAACTTTCACCGAAACAGCTTAAAAATGTTTCAAACCTTATTGATGATTTGATAAAGTAG
- a CDS encoding S-layer homology domain-containing protein, with amino-acid sequence MKRIISFILTFCMLMSLTAAFAENDNEIENNENIIDTSSLTDENVLYKAIQEKNGFSLFGLDDSNDEGITTDFDVVMGFDMSYSMYEYDINGDKRWIDSFKSISEQVPEDTRYAVLSSNSEGFTDDLDKAISDVQEKEYTGTNDIISILDRTISVFDEESSNRNKVVLVTTHKVDDISALKDKMDELSDYGIIPFVFVLNADTNNALNMDGIYQCPTDLDLRLSISDLYLAFCEFNMTEAAQTYANTIDYNVYRVLSDFRTDRHMFVGADNNAGLQMASMLNMYKCVPLKASIGTKNQSEYDLFNTSSYSGNNIDLKDKLQSFVSGENAKFGEVPYDFQYVWNSIFGQISNNRKIIISNPDITQAATVLRKNMKRRFPMMMKHDDEWEIVYEYRNPIGGSLVRYNENKEIEFNKIQAVFDTYEYLMSTVGKATNLYEKVTRTNSEITVEIQYPSNYDFTIDNEQNDLNTIRREALDGKSGYIDFNSVDKTLYVTAQCTGENTERNFVVGSLVTFTNGLADIYGANKVYYTRYYRDITINDWFHDYIFKATNLGIVSGTDENKFEPNNTITLAQLFRMMFESAKVDGILTADDNPTTYWAYPYMKKASELGFKTIDDQDIDVSINKLDKLITIGETKVSRGEAAKYICQLFFDQRKEVNVPTLLYDKVENIENERKNAYKNFIDVSGNKNENYIYKLYMNNILNGQDKNTMAPDADIRRSEICTILIKCLFDMDENIPVIIANIEENTEAVPVDVYMTTDERIIKNISFNNNNKAAFNIHIEDDEEYEVAIDGGTEATIQGEMDCIEGTGTFTPETTQKGNFVYTIRGPGVFQLNLVRTGIDIINLKITNISTQSQVIPLNQVITQDMINRNKLSFTAEKNGCYIINVTPGTTFNLTDQAGRKVEEYYTELYRGFNSNVPQFITQKMRGVNRELNYIDSNGNKTSLTEECACYKYYLEKGTTITIDNISNNEYKLQVDEPQDGDIVFHQHENEGEYFIYSDAPEAITDNTLADYAPYAFIREEHLGKGKYTFMSWHLNYSSEDVTMDVQLYSENAKIKVNAIGINAPQIDRWDSDWTSPQAILNMEYFKCEKIFKVKTNEYDNRLYGRIDEGYYTLNSAEGNSVWLQDIYNKKIYNNGYNKNILEYPRLPKYNDDQMPFYIIFEFEVLEGEVVLNQMAYNNRENIMSIGENNAPYIGEGAFKGISNTPNEVISDFSYEIKGDEKYIPVRTFNLNNPLGYKSVFWESNVNPQQDATPNVNIPGIEDGNGNLYKYRVRDIATETELLKFRYVDNSKKDRYDYDTDDNVWYFDEFHDRNYSADSSIVGDVPNRLIATEAALNRYDGENERNKLPIANYSVIETYNIKLKNSTESTKTIEFILDSESCEFLYLENLHKKPVMLSKGSHTRAQVMYYIVLEPNQEIEYKMKTGLFTANDGSMRNCFKIYEGEKDYGEIVGQDGEKHPVHIVNNLHDYDDDWNYPRQ; translated from the coding sequence ATGAAAAGGATAATATCATTTATATTAACTTTTTGTATGTTAATGAGTCTAACAGCAGCTTTTGCAGAAAATGACAATGAAATAGAAAACAATGAGAACATTATTGATACAAGCTCGTTGACAGATGAAAATGTGTTGTATAAGGCAATACAGGAGAAGAATGGTTTTTCCCTGTTCGGGCTGGACGATAGTAATGATGAAGGGATTACAACAGATTTTGATGTTGTAATGGGATTTGATATGTCATATTCTATGTATGAATATGACATAAACGGTGATAAGCGATGGATAGATAGCTTTAAATCTATTTCAGAGCAAGTGCCGGAAGATACAAGATATGCGGTACTATCATCAAATTCTGAGGGTTTTACCGACGATTTGGATAAGGCAATATCAGATGTACAGGAAAAGGAATATACAGGGACAAACGATATTATATCTATTTTGGACAGGACAATTAGTGTGTTTGATGAAGAATCAAGCAACAGGAATAAAGTTGTCTTAGTAACAACACATAAAGTAGATGATATTTCGGCTCTTAAAGATAAGATGGACGAGCTGAGCGACTACGGAATAATACCATTTGTATTTGTATTGAATGCAGATACGAATAACGCATTAAATATGGATGGGATATATCAATGTCCTACGGATTTGGATTTAAGATTATCTATATCTGATTTATATTTAGCATTTTGTGAATTTAATATGACAGAAGCAGCGCAGACTTATGCTAATACCATAGATTATAATGTGTATAGAGTATTAAGTGATTTTCGAACTGATAGACATATGTTTGTCGGAGCAGATAACAATGCAGGTTTACAAATGGCATCAATGTTGAATATGTATAAATGTGTACCATTAAAAGCAAGTATAGGAACTAAGAATCAAAGTGAATATGATTTGTTTAATACAAGCAGTTATTCGGGCAATAACATTGATTTAAAGGATAAATTACAGAGTTTTGTTTCTGGAGAAAATGCAAAATTTGGGGAAGTTCCATATGATTTTCAATATGTATGGAATAGTATATTTGGGCAAATATCTAATAATAGGAAAATTATTATTTCAAATCCAGATATAACTCAAGCAGCAACTGTTTTAAGAAAAAATATGAAACGTAGATTCCCTATGATGATGAAACATGATGATGAGTGGGAAATTGTATATGAATACAGAAACCCGATTGGTGGTTCACTAGTAAGGTATAATGAGAATAAAGAGATTGAGTTTAATAAAATTCAGGCTGTGTTTGATACATATGAATATTTGATGTCAACTGTTGGCAAAGCTACAAATTTGTATGAAAAAGTAACAAGAACAAATTCAGAAATTACTGTTGAAATACAATACCCATCAAATTACGATTTTACGATAGACAATGAACAAAATGACTTAAATACAATAAGACGTGAAGCTTTGGACGGTAAATCGGGGTACATAGATTTCAATTCGGTAGATAAAACGCTTTATGTAACCGCGCAGTGTACGGGAGAAAATACAGAACGTAATTTTGTGGTGGGTTCTCTTGTTACATTTACAAATGGTCTGGCTGATATATACGGCGCCAATAAAGTATATTATACAAGGTATTATAGAGATATTACTATCAATGACTGGTTTCATGATTACATCTTTAAAGCAACAAATTTAGGCATTGTTTCGGGTACAGATGAAAATAAGTTTGAACCCAATAATACAATAACGCTAGCACAGTTATTCAGAATGATGTTTGAAAGTGCAAAAGTTGACGGAATATTGACTGCGGATGATAACCCAACAACATATTGGGCATATCCTTATATGAAAAAGGCAAGCGAATTGGGCTTTAAGACAATAGATGATCAAGATATAGATGTTAGTATCAATAAACTTGATAAGTTGATAACCATAGGAGAGACTAAAGTTAGCAGGGGAGAGGCGGCTAAATATATTTGTCAGTTGTTTTTCGATCAAAGAAAAGAAGTCAATGTACCCACCTTATTATACGATAAAGTTGAAAACATAGAGAATGAAAGAAAAAATGCATATAAAAATTTTATTGATGTATCGGGCAATAAGAATGAAAACTACATATATAAGTTGTATATGAATAATATTTTGAACGGTCAGGATAAAAACACAATGGCGCCGGATGCGGATATAAGGCGTTCAGAGATATGCACAATACTTATCAAATGTTTGTTTGACATGGATGAAAACATTCCTGTTATTATAGCAAACATTGAAGAAAATACAGAAGCAGTTCCTGTTGATGTTTATATGACTACTGATGAGAGAATCATTAAGAACATTTCCTTTAATAATAACAATAAGGCTGCCTTTAATATACATATTGAAGATGATGAAGAATACGAAGTGGCAATTGATGGTGGTACAGAAGCAACAATTCAGGGTGAAATGGATTGTATAGAAGGTACAGGCACATTTACCCCTGAAACAACGCAAAAAGGAAATTTTGTTTATACAATTCGCGGACCAGGTGTATTTCAACTAAATTTAGTAAGAACGGGAATAGACATTATTAATTTAAAAATAACTAACATATCTACTCAAAGTCAAGTTATACCATTAAATCAAGTTATCACGCAAGATATGATAAATAGAAATAAACTGTCATTTACTGCTGAGAAAAATGGATGTTATATTATCAATGTTACGCCTGGTACAACCTTTAATTTAACCGACCAAGCAGGAAGAAAAGTGGAAGAATACTATACTGAATTGTATAGGGGATTTAACAGCAACGTACCTCAATTTATAACCCAGAAAATGAGAGGAGTCAATAGAGAGCTTAACTATATAGACAGCAATGGAAACAAAACATCTCTAACAGAGGAGTGTGCTTGCTATAAATATTACCTTGAAAAAGGCACAACAATTACGATAGATAATATTAGTAATAATGAATATAAATTACAAGTGGATGAGCCTCAAGATGGGGATATTGTATTCCATCAACATGAAAATGAAGGCGAATACTTTATTTATTCAGATGCGCCTGAAGCAATAACAGATAATACTTTGGCAGATTATGCTCCTTATGCTTTTATAAGAGAGGAACATTTAGGCAAGGGGAAATATACTTTTATGTCTTGGCATCTTAATTATTCCAGTGAAGATGTCACTATGGATGTGCAACTTTATTCGGAAAATGCTAAAATTAAGGTCAATGCTATTGGTATAAATGCACCTCAAATAGATAGATGGGACTCGGATTGGACATCACCGCAAGCCATTTTGAATATGGAATATTTTAAGTGTGAAAAAATTTTTAAGGTGAAAACCAATGAGTATGATAATAGATTGTATGGTAGAATAGATGAAGGCTACTACACTTTGAATTCGGCAGAAGGTAATTCAGTGTGGCTTCAAGATATCTATAATAAAAAAATATATAATAATGGATATAATAAAAATATATTAGAATATCCTCGATTACCGAAATATAATGATGACCAAATGCCGTTTTATATAATATTTGAATTCGAAGTTTTGGAGGGCGAAGTTGTTCTTAACCAAATGGCATATAACAACAGAGAAAATATTATGAGTATAGGTGAAAATAATGCACCATATATTGGAGAAGGTGCATTTAAAGGAATTTCCAACACTCCTAATGAAGTTATATCGGATTTTTCATATGAAATAAAGGGAGATGAAAAGTATATTCCCGTAAGAACATTTAATCTTAATAATCCTCTCGGATATAAAAGTGTATTTTGGGAGTCCAATGTTAATCCGCAACAGGACGCAACACCAAATGTAAACATTCCAGGTATTGAAGACGGTAATGGTAATTTATATAAGTATAGGGTTAGAGACATTGCAACGGAAACAGAATTGCTAAAGTTTAGATACGTAGATAATAGTAAAAAAGATAGATATGACTATGATACAGACGATAATGTTTGGTATTTCGATGAATTTCATGATAGAAATTATAGTGCTGATAGTAGCATAGTAGGCGATGTTCCCAACCGTTTAATAGCTACTGAGGCGGCATTAAACCGTTATGATGGTGAAAATGAAAGGAATAAACTCCCAATAGCGAATTATTCAGTTATAGAAACATATAACATCAAACTTAAAAATTCAACAGAATCTACAAAAACTATTGAGTTTATATTAGATAGTGAGTCATGTGAATTTTTGTATTTAGAGAATTTGCATAAAAAACCGGTAATGTTATCCAAAGGTTCTCATACAAGAGCGCAAGTAATGTATTATATTGTATTAGAACCCAACCAAGAGATAGAATATAAGATGAAAACAGGTTTATTTACAGCGAATGACGGTAGTATGAGAAATTGTTTTAAAATCTATGAAGGAGAGAAAGATTATGGAGAAATTGTTGGACAAGATGGAGAAAAACACCCCGTGCATATTGTTAATAATTTGCATGATTACGATGATGATTGGAATTATCCACGCCAATGA
- a CDS encoding HTH domain-containing protein: MRDKLCVSERRTKILEFLVKKKQSTRCELATEFNVSTDTIDRDIVYLSGIAPVYTKQGNQGGIYILPEYRSYKNYLTDEEEECLYALIKKSANDERRIICGIITKFTKNTVMYK, from the coding sequence GTGAGGGATAAATTATGTGTAAGCGAAAGAAGAACAAAAATACTTGAATTTCTTGTCAAAAAAAAGCAATCAACTCGATGTGAATTGGCGACAGAATTTAATGTTTCTACAGATACAATCGACAGAGATATAGTTTATCTCAGTGGCATTGCTCCTGTTTATACGAAACAAGGTAATCAAGGTGGAATTTATATATTGCCTGAATACAGAAGCTATAAAAACTATCTTACAGACGAAGAGGAAGAATGTCTTTATGCCTTGATAAAAAAATCTGCTAATGATGAGCGAAGAATTATTTGCGGCATTATTACCAAGTTTACAAAAAATACTGTTATGTATAAATAA
- a CDS encoding Kelch repeat-containing protein, which translates to MKKLISMVIVISLMCSATMAFANGIETEEETVNCEIIEEQHNIDVNQGITGFGNIDVECCENISEEDEKDFLQTWDEGTGENDSDIMLTSFSGTGWQSCGTMTSERSYMSSVVVNNNIYTFGGSERGAVTNKTEMYNTISETWTTKKEMPFGRYKHMAVTSNDKVYICAGYDLSGNAVSTISVYDVNSNKWLEEIITPNNSTNYSAGMHNGELYIFSGKENGINSNKVYKYNFDSQTWKQLASMSTYAIDSYAVPTNRGFYVINNQYIYEYNIKDDEWTYIDKMPREVYDCAFVNRGDMDTNELYITGGRSEINSGVSIANTKYRYDTDSLSTVSNWRAEWYNDLKMIRGLACHNMVIADDVIYVFGGQVTYGEDQKLMFKRSIFDEKDDNPERVKNKWVNYIYGSINSVDDVDTYQFTPSVDGYYDIVHCNPIQSNNLKYSFNITIKEPDGKKLVDSMYTESFGATYLKAGKTYSIDIFDIEQTHRGNYMYRIGKVEDDASDNIDNALTIPIETEIQKSFIGKDDIDFLKFTIPTTGTYDIEITTQDPIDFELKTLADAVVFNANKKEIYDFNTYFDNVFNYKFKAGTYYIALKPFNFYYSRSTSGYAINIHKTAKLNNLYNNRARHGMDNINGKLYVFGGVGSNYEVLSSIDVYDPDTRLWTQEDNNTENIKKDAAFITSDNKLYTVGGYSNGIYYSDVRSYDTEKKVWRTEGNINTRRGRAGIVTDERYIYIIGGRNSDGYVNTVEVFDTATGKVSQTFDLPEPMMDVQSFISGGTLYIVGGTTYNGYSRNVYARVDDMWKPKATMPYESEYIRGKGYNNDFVCAAVNKKGNVDILKYVTDTKSWKIITSNYINDLIYYGFDIMDNHIYLTGGYSYDSREVSDKTYSYDILTDIANQNSDIPVRTVGFEYEQTNNSDIADAPEILNVNAKVLDDNKGIYELYLDEGDYNYDTRSLPFFFWSAREGMFAGASKDYRRVIFYADPNTGDRKVKVVVGIGDGRGYVDKKSFLLNGNKEKK; encoded by the coding sequence ATGAAGAAATTGATATCAATGGTTATAGTGATTTCATTGATGTGTTCTGCAACAATGGCTTTTGCAAATGGAATAGAGACAGAAGAAGAGACTGTGAATTGTGAGATTATAGAAGAACAGCACAACATAGATGTAAATCAAGGAATAACCGGTTTTGGAAATATAGATGTGGAATGTTGTGAAAATATTTCGGAAGAAGATGAAAAAGATTTTTTGCAAACGTGGGATGAGGGGACAGGAGAAAATGATTCTGATATTATGCTTACATCATTTTCCGGAACAGGATGGCAATCGTGTGGAACTATGACAAGTGAAAGAAGTTATATGTCAAGCGTGGTTGTCAATAACAATATTTATACATTCGGTGGGAGTGAACGTGGGGCAGTCACAAATAAAACTGAGATGTATAATACAATTAGTGAAACATGGACAACAAAGAAAGAGATGCCGTTTGGCAGATATAAACATATGGCTGTAACATCAAATGATAAGGTTTATATTTGTGCAGGATATGACTTGTCAGGAAATGCAGTAAGCACGATTTCTGTTTATGATGTCAACTCAAATAAATGGCTTGAGGAAATTATAACCCCAAACAATAGTACAAATTATTCAGCAGGAATGCATAATGGAGAATTATATATTTTTTCCGGCAAAGAAAATGGCATAAATAGTAATAAAGTATATAAGTATAATTTTGACTCACAAACATGGAAGCAACTTGCATCAATGTCTACTTATGCAATAGATAGTTATGCTGTTCCAACAAATAGAGGCTTTTATGTAATAAACAACCAATACATATATGAATATAATATTAAAGATGATGAATGGACGTATATTGATAAAATGCCGAGAGAAGTATATGATTGTGCGTTTGTAAATCGCGGGGATATGGACACAAACGAATTATATATAACTGGAGGACGTAGTGAAATAAACAGTGGAGTATCAATAGCAAATACTAAATATCGCTATGATACTGATTCCCTATCAACTGTTTCTAATTGGAGAGCAGAATGGTACAATGATTTAAAAATGATACGGGGCTTAGCTTGTCATAATATGGTAATTGCAGACGATGTTATTTATGTGTTTGGCGGACAAGTTACATATGGAGAAGATCAAAAACTAATGTTCAAGCGTAGTATATTTGATGAAAAAGATGATAATCCCGAACGTGTGAAAAATAAATGGGTTAATTATATATATGGTTCAATAAATTCTGTGGATGATGTAGATACTTATCAATTTACTCCTTCAGTGGATGGATATTATGATATTGTACATTGTAACCCTATACAGTCAAATAATCTAAAATATTCATTCAATATAACTATAAAAGAACCGGACGGAAAAAAATTAGTTGATTCTATGTATACAGAATCATTTGGTGCTACTTATTTAAAAGCAGGAAAGACATATAGTATTGATATTTTTGATATTGAACAAACTCATCGCGGAAACTATATGTATCGTATAGGTAAAGTAGAAGATGATGCCTCGGATAATATAGATAATGCTCTAACCATACCAATAGAAACTGAGATTCAAAAATCATTTATAGGTAAGGATGATATAGATTTTCTAAAATTCACTATTCCGACTACAGGAACATATGATATAGAGATTACTACACAAGACCCTATTGATTTCGAGTTAAAAACTCTTGCAGATGCAGTGGTATTCAATGCTAATAAGAAAGAAATATATGATTTTAATACTTATTTTGATAATGTATTTAATTACAAATTTAAAGCAGGAACATATTATATAGCTTTGAAACCATTTAACTTTTATTATAGTAGAAGTACATCAGGCTATGCTATCAATATACATAAAACAGCAAAATTGAACAATTTATATAATAATCGCGCACGACATGGTATGGATAATATAAATGGCAAATTATATGTGTTTGGTGGAGTAGGCAGTAATTACGAGGTGCTAAGTAGTATTGATGTATATGATCCAGATACAAGATTATGGACTCAAGAGGATAATAATACAGAGAACATAAAAAAGGATGCTGCATTTATTACATCGGATAATAAATTATATACTGTTGGCGGATATAGTAACGGAATATATTACAGTGATGTAAGATCATATGATACTGAAAAAAAGGTATGGCGCACAGAAGGAAATATAAATACCAGACGCGGACGAGCAGGTATTGTAACGGATGAGAGATATATTTACATAATAGGTGGAAGGAATTCGGATGGATATGTTAATACTGTGGAAGTGTTTGATACTGCAACCGGAAAGGTATCTCAAACATTCGATTTGCCAGAGCCTATGATGGATGTACAATCTTTTATTAGCGGTGGGACATTATATATCGTAGGTGGTACTACTTATAATGGATACTCTAGAAATGTGTATGCCAGAGTCGATGATATGTGGAAACCTAAGGCAACGATGCCATATGAAAGTGAATATATTAGAGGTAAAGGTTATAATAACGATTTTGTATGTGCTGCAGTGAATAAGAAGGGCAATGTTGATATATTAAAATATGTAACGGATACAAAGTCGTGGAAAATAATTACAAGTAATTATATTAATGATCTTATATATTATGGATTTGATATAATGGATAATCACATCTATTTAACAGGCGGATATTCATATGATTCAAGAGAAGTGTCCGATAAAACATATTCATATGACATTTTGACTGATATAGCAAATCAGAATTCGGATATTCCTGTTAGAACAGTGGGCTTTGAGTACGAACAAACAAATAACAGTGACATTGCAGATGCACCTGAGATTTTAAATGTGAACGCGAAGGTTCTTGATGACAACAAAGGGATATATGAGCTTTATTTAGATGAGGGGGATTATAATTACGATACAAGGTCACTTCCGTTCTTCTTTTGGTCGGCGAGAGAGGGAATGTTCGCTGGTGCAAGTAAAGATTATAGGCGAGTTATATTCTATGCTGACCCAAATACAGGAGATAGAAAAGTTAAAGTGGTCGTAGGCATAGGTGATGGTCGTGGTTACGTTGATAAAAAATCGTTTCTTTTAAACGGAAACAAGGAAAAGAAGTGA
- a CDS encoding copper amine oxidase N-terminal domain-containing protein, translating to MEKLLDKMEKNTPCILLIICMITMMIGIIHANDTYAIDFENEIINPKDRVVYTGQGYFSVYYDGKAHNASAWEVTYSKDKVNWRNAVTDSNYEFLDSLVSSSNRPTSQVIETNDGYMVRRKNCIRHGLNYVTRDDNIILLDKNFNVLKSYSGDYVSDMSYINGVYYINTYSQYGEYIPETHMNVVSEEKSYYSTDFENWHVYNESGGIPIINDGHELFIRNGKLQYKYNRYLTQGLGDIALSQNGVAKQGIIYESVDIGEIIQVHDYLFANLVYDGTNCPDKIAVSKDGVYFTIISIPEENCWLSDVFELKDNRFEFDITNSSKYYSCPIEQIDEALNVSDIYVQFQDKILGFETPPVIESGSTLVPMRFLFEQMGADVEWNGETQTATATLDNTAVTFAIDDTNAEVNNTPATMDVPARLINGKTMVPLRFLSEEMGFEVAWDAESRTAIIE from the coding sequence ATGGAGAAATTGTTGGACAAGATGGAGAAAAACACCCCGTGCATATTGTTAATAATTTGCATGATTACGATGATGATTGGAATTATCCACGCCAATGATACATATGCGATTGATTTTGAAAATGAAATAATAAATCCTAAAGATAGAGTTGTATACACAGGTCAAGGGTATTTTTCAGTATATTATGATGGAAAAGCACACAATGCATCGGCATGGGAAGTCACATATTCAAAAGATAAAGTCAACTGGAGGAATGCAGTCACCGATAGTAATTACGAATTTCTGGACAGTTTAGTAAGTTCAAGTAATCGACCCACTTCACAAGTTATTGAAACGAATGATGGATATATGGTTAGGAGAAAAAATTGTATACGTCATGGTCTTAATTATGTGACTAGAGATGATAATATTATTTTATTGGATAAGAATTTTAATGTTTTAAAATCATATTCCGGAGATTATGTCAGCGATATGTCATATATAAATGGAGTGTATTATATAAATACATATTCTCAATATGGTGAATATATCCCTGAAACTCATATGAATGTTGTGTCAGAGGAAAAATCATATTATTCAACGGATTTTGAAAATTGGCATGTATACAATGAGAGTGGTGGTATACCGATTATAAACGACGGACATGAGTTGTTTATTAGAAATGGCAAATTGCAATATAAATATAATCGTTATCTTACGCAAGGATTGGGAGATATTGCATTATCTCAAAATGGGGTTGCGAAGCAGGGTATTATTTATGAGAGTGTAGATATTGGTGAAATTATTCAGGTTCATGATTATTTATTTGCCAATCTTGTGTATGATGGAACAAATTGTCCAGATAAAATAGCCGTATCAAAGGATGGAGTATATTTTACTATCATATCTATCCCAGAAGAAAATTGTTGGCTTAGCGATGTTTTTGAACTAAAAGATAATAGATTTGAATTTGATATAACAAATAGCTCCAAGTACTATTCTTGCCCTATTGAGCAAATAGATGAAGCATTAAATGTAAGTGATATATATGTCCAATTCCAAGACAAAATACTTGGTTTTGAAACACCGCCTGTAATAGAATCCGGCAGTACACTTGTTCCAATGCGCTTCCTGTTTGAGCAGATGGGCGCAGATGTTGAATGGAACGGAGAAACACAAACCGCGACCGCGACACTTGATAACACAGCAGTTACATTTGCGATAGATGATACTAATGCAGAAGTAAATAACACGCCTGCTACTATGGACGTCCCTGCACGTCTTATAAATGGCAAAACGATGGTACCGCTGCGCTTCCTCTCAGAAGAAATGGGCTTTGAAGTTGCGTGGGATGCAGAATCAAGAACGGCAATTATAGAGTAA
- a CDS encoding helix-turn-helix transcriptional regulator, producing the protein MKHDILGEQIKNARLHKGISQEQLAEMLNCSSRHIMAIENEQKKPGYWLLYNLIRTLNIPADTIFYPERHSISPKIDTSIDELVNMLYLCDEKTINAITAAVHELIKTK; encoded by the coding sequence ATGAAACACGATATTTTAGGCGAACAAATAAAAAACGCTAGACTACATAAGGGAATATCACAAGAACAGCTAGCAGAAATGTTAAACTGCAGTTCCCGCCATATTATGGCGATAGAAAATGAACAGAAAAAACCTGGATATTGGTTACTTTATAATCTCATACGAACCTTGAACATTCCTGCTGATACTATTTTTTATCCTGAACGACACAGTATATCACCAAAAATAGATACTTCTATTGACGAACTGGTAAATATGCTGTATCTGTGTGATGAAAAGACTATAAATGCAATAACTGCCGCTGTTCACGAACTTATCAAAACCAAATGA